The segment ATGCAACTGAGGACTAAAACAAGACATTACCTGCCTCAAGTGAGTGCAAGTAGCTTGAACAGCAGTATCAGACCATGAAGCTCCAAGGGAGTTAGATACAAGCCGACGTGCAGCCCACATAGGTAGCAGTCTCAGTGATGCAATCAGAAAACTTGCTGTAGCGGATAGAACAGAAGACCTGAATACACATGATAGTGACATTCTGAATAAAGATGATTTGATTGGTTCCTTTTCTTTTCATAAGATATAATGCTCACGCTGCAAGTTTTCCAATTAGTGATTGTTTTGTTGACTGTTTGTTGAGAGACAGAAATGGATATAAGCCAATGCAATATACCACCTGCAAAGCAATCCACAGAGAATATTATAAGATGATAACACATTTGCACAGAGAGAAATTAAGATAGAGGAAAGTATGAACATAACACTCGGTGTATACCTTTTCAGAGAACGTCCTTAAAATGTCAAGGGATATATAAGACCCAATGGAGTGTGCAACCTAACAAAAAGCAGTTAAGATTAATgggatatatatatgtagaagCTATATGTCAAATGGAAACATGTAACGTTTAGTATATAGATGAGACGCAACTAGTTCTTACAAGTATTATTGGAACTTTTACTCTCTCCATCTCATGTCTGATAAAATCAACCtgtataataaattaacaaatttaaatcATGGAATGAACAATACAAGGAACTTGAAATGATTTATTCAACGTGAGGATGAAGATTGTTAGATTTTGTACTACCTTATGATCGATTTGTTCTTGTAACGAAAACAGCCTCCCGGACTCCCAGTCCTAAAGACGAAAAAAGAGAATGTAAATCATCAAGCAACCATCAAACTGTAACAGCCAAGCCAAGTTATAGTATACCTTGCTCGTCTGAGATATTTGGCCAACAGCTATgcaagaaccaaaaaaaaaaaaaaaactagtccCGAATTTGAGAGAAAAAGAACCAAATCAAACTCATTGGAATCACAGAAAACAAACCCGTGATAGATGCATTTCCATCAAGAAACTGGTATAAAGACTTCAAAAAGTCCTTGTAAAAAGGCACAACACCTGAAGATTGATTAACAAGGCAATGAACATAAATAGAATAATCATATGATCATTATCTAGTATATATGCATGCATAGTAATAGTATAAAAGAAACCTGGATTCCCCGGGATGAACAATACATGGAACTTGGGATCATCAGATATAATTTCCATTATCTCAGTCATCAAACTTGATCACATGATCCAAAAAActattaatcaaaaaaaaaaagattcgaaCAAGATTCAGCTAATTAGAAAAAAGATAGATTAACATACCCAGAAACTCTGCACAATCTGGAAGTAACTTGTGTTTTAGCATTGCTCATCAATTCATTTTCACTCTCCATATCTTTCCTTCTACAACGGCAGGAGTAGACAGTTTGGAGAATGGAACCACGGATGGGAGGAAGAAAGCAGCGGAGAGACGGAGTTACCGAAGcttacaagaagaagaagaagtccaAACCGCATTGTTTGTTTCCGCAATTAGTATATAACGTTGgaatttagaaaaatacaaaaaaaaaattctttctcGTTACTTTGTAACAAACATCGTCTACGCGACGTCGTTTCGAGTTTTGAGGTCTTTTTTCGTTTATCTCCAAAGAGAGGTCGTTGAGACTTGAGACACACAACACACACAGAGATAAGTGTTCTGTAGCTCTTGAGTAACAGAGAGAAGAGTTGCAAAGTGATATACAAATGGCGTCGTCGTCTACTATAGCTTCTTCGACCACTCTCATCTCTTCCTCCACTCGAGTTTCTCCAGCAAAGTCTTCGCTTCCATCTCCCTCCTCCGTCTCTTTCCTTCCAACCATCATACCCTCTCCTCTCCGCTCTGGTTTTGCTCTCCGCTCTTCCCTCAGCTCCAGCTCTCGCCGGAGCTTTGCTGTCAAGGCCCAGGCCGTAAGTTAATCTCAATGCTCCATGTGTTGTATGTAGTTTTTGACAAAGCAGAGATTCTCTTACTAGTTGGTGTGAGCTATCTTATGCTCattagatttttcttttcttttgtgtgtgttgaTAGGATGATCTTCCATTGGTTGGAAACAAGGCGCCTGATTTTGAGGCTGAGGCTGTGTTTGATCAGGAGTTCATCAAGGTTTCttccttttgattttttttttttaaataaaaatcttgattagttttttatttatataacctGAGACATAAGTTTAAATGAGTAGTATGTGTCTTGTTGTTgttatataaaactaatttgatAATTGATGAGTAAATGGTTTGTTTCAGGTTAAGCTTTCTGAGTACATTGGGAAGAAGTATGTGATTCTCTTTTTCTACCCTTTGGACTTCACTTTCGTCTGCCCAACAGGTTTTTACCATTTTTCCTTAAATTGAGTATCTgaggttcggttcggttcactCACTGCCTTCCTAATCTCTTTTTCATTTTGTCTTTGTAGAGATTACTGCCTTCAGTGACCGGTATGCAGAGTTTGAGAAGTTGAACACAGAAGTGTTAGGTGTCTCTGTTGATAGTGTGGTAAGTCTTTAATCACTATTCAGtaaatcatcattttttttactCCTTTTTTCTCAGCCTCCTTTTGTTGGTGTCCACTTAGTTCTCCCACCTTGCGTGGGTTCAGACAGACAGACAATCTGGAGGTCTTGGTGATCTGAACTACCCCCTTGTTTCAGATGTAACTAAATCAATCTCAAAGTCTTTTGGAGTGCTCATCCATGATCAGGTAACAAAAACTTGTTAGCCTTCTTCTCAATCTTTTGCTTCCTTTTAAAACTTTTCAAAGTAGTGCTTGTGGTTGATAAAAGAAGAGAAACTTCAGGGAATAGCACTGAGAGGGCTTTTCATAATCGACAAGGAAGGAGTGATCCAACATTCCACCATCAACAATCTTGGTATTGGCCGAAGCGTCGATGAGACTATGAGAACCCTCCAGGTATACAAATAACCCCCTTACTCAAAAGTCAAAACCGTTCTTTCTTTCCATCTGCTCACCCTTTGCTTTAATGCATATATTCTCAATGTTGCAGGCGTTACAGTACATCCAGGAGAACCCTGATGAAGTCTGCCCTGCAGGATGGCAACCGGGTGAGAAGTCAATGAAACCTGACCCCAAGCTCAGCAAAGAGTACTTCTCAGCTATTTAGAATAGCTGCAACCTTTGCTATATGTGAAATGTGAGgcagatattttatttttcttcttcttttcttttactctCAACAATATCCTTCCGCAAAATGtatcaaatcaatttttttacagTCCCTTTTGTATGAATATATCATTTGCACTTTTCATATCAATGCTGAAAATCAATAACATATCTGATCAACGTATGTGTGTTTCGAAATAGCTCTCATGTTGTAATCTTTGATATCACAGAGTACTATGTTCCTAACACATTCCACAACTGAAAACCTGTAAAAATCTTTACCAGTATAAGTATGATGAGATACTACTTGGTCAAGAAGTGAAAGTGGCCATTAGTTTCCATATTGCTTTTTATTTAGTGGGATTATGTTTCCTTAAGTTGAGGATGTGTTGCTTCTTATCCATCTTTCATGTAGTAGTTAGTTTATTTCTttagttttaagaaaattacAGTAAACTTGTGTTCTTATTCTCAAGCCTTTGGGACCCTATCAAAGTACATCGATTGCATATGGAGATGattgttgtccaaaaaaaaaaacatattaagaTGATTAACTGAAGAGTGTAGTAGTTCTTATTCATatgcaatatatatttttttcagcaTCCAAATGAAATATACTGGATGAAAAAGAACTAAGTGAGTTTTAAAAAccatataaacaaataaaacaagaatGCATCTTCAATTCCACCAACACCAATATTCTTTGCCAACATTCATATTTTAGAAGTGAATATTAGAAGTctagaatagaaaaaaaaaacatgaaaataattcataaaaactGGAAGTTTGACTAACGAAAGTCAAAGTCACACTGCACAGTTTGAAACTTAAACCCGCTGGACGAATTAGAGGAACCGAGAGGGACCTTGAGATCATCACACCTAATCTTCGGTTTAACTTTCCACGACTTAACCACCCAAAACTTAAACCGAACGCTCATCGCCAGCCTCACACTGATCCGGTACACTCCCGCCACGTCATCCTCCTTCAGATCCGCCCTCGCTCCGTCCCCGAGCACCACCAAGTTCTGCCCCTCCATCTTCGCCGCAACCACCGCCGTGTTCTTCTCCTCCTGGTAGAACGGCGCGATGTCGACGGAGCCGAACCGCTGGTCTCCGTAGTATCCGCTCACCTGCATCGCGTCGTAGAAGACGCCGAGACGCTGGTTAGGGTTCCGGATCGTGAAATTGAGGTCGAGATCGTAGTGGAGGTTGCTGTCGTTCGAATCGAGGTTGAAACGGTTCAGATTGGCGTCGGCGACGTAGAATTTGACGGCGTTGGGGCGGAAGACCAGCCAGAGGATCAGGGCGGTTACGGCGAGGATGACGGCGACGGCGATGAGGACGTTCCAGATCAGGCTTAGGATGCAGCAGCCGCAGCATTTTAGACAGCTTCCGATGCAGCTGCCGATGCAGCTGAGGCAGCAGCAGCCTCCGGGGGGTTTGAATCGGCGTTTGGGTTTAGGCGTCGGCGGAGGAATGGGTGGCCCGTAGCCGTAGTATCCGCCGTTGAGGTATGGCACTGGTTGTTGTCTGTCTCCCAtgtgttcgacgaaatgcctcTGAGAGAGAGATTTTGAGAATTcgaatcgattttttttttgtttgtgaagAAGAGGAGACAGATATATACACCGACCGACGGGTGTTGTGTGTTATTATTCAAAAGAATGATTAATGGTAACGcgtttttttaattaaggaaacgaATTTCAAAAAGTCGTGATTACTCTCGTATGTATATTTGTTGCCATTAAACTCTTGTCTGATTTGGTTAGTAAATATGCTTTCTTGTTTTGGTTATGGTCTCACGTCTAAGTTTTGGTGACTGTTAAGTAAACAaagattttaatgaaatcaaaACCGGTTAACTCTTAAGCATCGGTTTAGTTTTTCAAAAGAAAGTGCCGTTACGTTTTGGTGCAGAAAAGGTGGCCTTTGAATGTGGTGTGGTCAGTGCTTTTTCAACAATCGATAAGCATTTCAAATTTAGAggtttattataatatttttatttataaggtTTGTCTATAGCTCCATGAAACAAGGTTTAAGTAGAGATTGTTGTTATCAAGTTTCTTGAACTAGAGCTGGGTCTGAGCCCATTAGAGTGGAATGTTTAAATTGGGCCCCATTTTATAAAAGGGTCCCCATAAcgtttttcgtttttttttccatattaatttataaacaataaTGTTTTACCATGTTATATAAGTAtgcaacaaatatataaatttcgaaaatataaatactaattaaaggtattttttcttcatttttagttttattttgatcAGCTTTTTTATCTAGTCTTTTAGGTATATCTATAAAttagtttttctaaaaaattgaaTGGGCCATATAGTATCAGGCTCAGTTCTGAATTGAACGTGTGATGTATGGTAAATTTGGATGtcgattgattttttttttctcacacTGAATTTTCGTTAGATTAAAAAGGTGGAATACAGAGGAGGAATACTTAGTAGGATTCAACAACAATACAACATACACAAAACTAAACCACAGCCAGCGAGCAAATACAATTCCCGGAAAACAAAAGCTAGCAGAAGAAGAATCTTCCCTAGAGACTTAAGCCGATCAAATGTCGACTGACTGATaggtgtttttttaataaaatttacattattCATCAAAATAGCCCAACATCAGTTTGGTTTAAGCGACCGAAGTAATCATGTTCACATTGTCTCTCGCGCCTGCAAGCGGCAACCTCAGCTTTAACTCATAAATCCTTAGTTCGATCAGATTGCATGTAAATAGTAAAACTGATCAATTATGGTTATTGCTGATTTTAAAGtgagaaaaaaatttattggAGAACTCTTTTATTTAAATGAGTTCAGATATAAGTTTTTGAATTTTCCAATATAAGCGAGATGGTTCACTCTGAGTTATCTCTTCAGGCTAAACTTGTCGAATAATTTTAATACAATATGGaattttgttgtaaaaaaaatcatttgccGATCCAATGCGCAGAAGTTCATATTTGGTTCAACTGTTGCCACTATAACAAAGCCGAAATAGGGAGATGTGAGATTAAGCTATGGCCTCTAGGATAATACTGAAGTATAGTGAATATGCTTGTGATGTAGATTTTAAATAATGGTGAACTTCACAAGCAAAGAAACCAATAAACATATAGTTTAATGACTAAATCTCTTTTTGGCATTGCTATTGTCTCATCGATGAAACcaatcttttgttgttttcaaaGTAGCATCGGCTTTGTCCATCTCTCATAGTTGATTCCATtatgcaaaacaaaacaaagttgTGAAAAAAGTTGTGGagaacaaacaaataaaacagtGTGGTGTGGTGTGACAATTGACAACTTGCCTTTCTTCGTTAGACGGCTGAAGATGCCAGGCCATAACAAACCCTGGCGAATAGCAATCTAGGCCCAATACTACGAACGTAAAAAACGCTGATATGTTCGCCTGATTGGTTAACCCTGGCTTATATGTTTTAGACTATACTTTACTagtatactttttttttttggaaaaacttTACTTTACTAGTATATTTCCCGTGCTTCGCACGGTTCAAATAATTTAGCTGTCATCCAAACTATCTGACTATAAATAACATTGTTAATGCTTATCaacatatcaaaataaattattgttttatcACATATATTCTAAACCTAGATAACACATAAACTTAAATACATTGTATAAAAGCATAGATTTCATAGAACATGTTAAATATATAacgtatataaaatatgattaaatctCTTAAATTAACATTTTCATGCACACACCTTTTCATATCTGAAtatcttcagaaaaaaaaatttggttgaTTAGTAAAGTTGACAaactttaaataatatacataaatacTTAGTAAATAGAAATCAATATCATTCTCATTTTTCTAATtccttttaagtttttttatatcatattttgtttCACAAAAGCTTTTTCAAATTGAATTCAGTATCCTATATAATAATGTGTACAAAACTGAGTTTCATCTACATAAACAGTGATAGATATCATACTAAATTCGTTTACCCTTTTTCATGCAAAAATATAGCTGTTAACATTGAAAttaactttcatatttatggtATGAAACAAACCCATGTTTTCCATTATGGTGTGAAAAATAAAGTTACAGAATAGAAGTGTAATCTGATAAAATCTTCAACTTGACTTATGCAGAAAgaatgatatataattattttgagaaaagagaagaaTGGATTAGAATAAATATCACTGCTATAGACAAAACTCAAGTAAAACGACAAAGAAGAtagaattataaataaaagaggaaataatatacaaaaaattaaagaattaaTTAAATGTTATATAGGAGTTGAAACCGTTAAAATATTTGATGATGCTAGTAGTTACAGAAAAATAGGAATTTAATTTCTGCATCAAATGAGCTATGGTTTATTTCTTCAAACTTTCTTCGCTGTTAGTAATAATTTATGTTCTAACTACATTTTATGTTGCCTCGATTTTTGTCGATGATTCACAAAAAAGGGTTTTAACGTTTTAGCAAAAAGATAATTGAGAGAAACAGAtggaaaatattattgtttagaCTTGTAGTTGCAGGAAAACGTAGAACTGAATAACTGATTATTCAGATTTTCCATCACCATAACAATATAAATGAATCACTtacttgatcaaaaaaaaaaaaatgaatcacTTACTTCTTCGGTTTTTCCTATTGATAACGTGATATCGCTTCTGGTTTTGATACTTAAATAACAAATTCAGAACTTTTTGTTGTAGATGACAAGACGTTGTAGCCCAATGGTTAGGACGGGTCCCCGCCTGCACCCAGGTAGGAggttcgatccacgccggagggaactaccttgcaacgctcttgtcacccacacggatatgggccatgctttcggcccatttgaaaaactgggaggggcgtctatccgtgggcattccttccccttggggattagtctgggccttctgggcctgggatacccccaggttaaaaaaaaaaaaaaaaaaaaaactttttgttgTAGATAAAAGACAGAGATGAAAACCagaatatttacaaattttataggGGATAAAGAAAACAGTTTGATTATAAACGGTTACGTAGGATTAAAAGTCAGAACAAAGTTAGGTAGCTGAGGATTTGGATTgcacaatttttaattttaaagttttcacgTATCAATATTTAGATGATTTGCGTTTTAGTATATAAGAGATTAGTGCTCTTGGTATTTTACTATTTACAACAAAAATTATACTTTCAAGAAATTTGTATTGCATTATGATGGGAATAGATTTAGTactgtaaaaaaatatgattgtgAAAAGATTTTCATCTCTTAATTACCAAGGAGTATAGTCATAATTCATGAATACCTAAGCTCTTGACCAAAAAAGAATACCCCAACTCAATATATGTGTAATTAAGAGATCATAAATATTCACAGTTTAAAGTATTTAGTATATTAATTTGCTTCGGATAAAAGATCAAATGTGGAGATAGATAAACTGTGTATGTAATCGATATTGGCCAATTCCATATTTTCCCATATATGTACTATTGAATCATTGATCACCTACCTCGACTTTCCGATGTTGTACATTATTTTAGACGTTAGGTGAAAAGaccatttttataaaattttgtgagTTTGGCAGTGTCTTTTTCATATACTATGCTATAGTctctctgtgtgtgtgtgtgtgtgtgtgtgtgtgtgtgtgtgtgagtaGCCCACATACCACGTTCACTACCACcatttctataaaataaaattcaagttTAGGTTTATCAGTCAACTTTATTCGAGAGAAGAATGTGTATACATAATGCGCTTTGAAATCCAAATTATAGATTCAAGAAAACTAGATTGCATAATTCTcccatatttatatttatttatatttagttagACATTCTcttgattaataaaacatgcattaacaaaactaatattgaTGTCTAACTACCGCTTTGATATACAAAGACCAActtattttacttttatgagTTTATTTGGACTAATTtctatcaagaaaaaaaaaactgaacgtGTAAAATTGTTGTCTTGTTAAAAGTTATTCTTAACGTTGGTTTAACTTGGATTAAATTACATAACCCCGTCCCGAGTTAGTATTAGTAAACTGACTTTCTTCGTCAAGATTTGCCTACTGACTAAAACATTTCCtacatttttttattcaataatGAGTTGAAGGGACCATATTATTATTCCCATTTCTTCTTCAATACTGAGTGGAccatgttttaaattaaatgaatgaAAATAGTCATAGCAAGAAATTAAACGTCTTGGACACGTACCGAGCTGTCGAGAGGTGTGCGATGATCGGACGTCACGTAGTCCCTATTGGATCTTAATTAGAGGTAGCAAATACTAATTGTTTTGTTTGAACATTGAGAATAAATACGAAGTATTTAGATAATAGAAACTATTAAATCCCAAATATTAGAGGTAGCAAATACTAATTGTTTTGTTTGAACATTGTAAGTTGTGCTTGTAACAATGAGTACCACCAGATCATGATACAAGATTAATATTCACGATAACCCCTAAGTCACGTCACGCTTACTAACTTTAGTGTTACGTCACATTTTATAAGGATGTGCTTTATTGTGCAAGAAAACCTTATCTTAAGCAATACATCATCACTAGACAAGAAAAGTCTACAAATCCATAAGATGGCTAAAATAAAGCCTTTTTTAACACGGctagggagaattaccaattgtgactcaaaacttggagtcaaacccaaaagagtaccccaacttgggtcaaaggcaaaagtaacttaaaaggctattgaaattacaactatctccttgtgaacaaacaaaaaaacggatttttttttacgtttctacccctcgcaagtcgtctgtaaacagacgacttgaaaataagtcgtccagacgactttaagttaagtcgtctggacagttattcttaaacataatttaaaaattttgtaaaaaatattttgataagtgaaaaattggaattatgtaattaacatatgtcttaagagatataaattaatatataacaaatttcaattgttttcagcccagatgagtgaaagtagtgagtcatgatattctttagtttatgtttcatcaacatatgttgtagtattgtatgtgttcttagggttagatttggaaagcattaaaaccgtttttgaaaatttttaaaattacctaggcgtgttcgtttctgtgtatagtaaacactattgaagtataatttgattttataacgtggttagtaagttaatttagtcattttagtttaggggttcattttagggtattggacgacttaatatttagtcttctgttcccagacgactaaatattaggtcgtctgatgtacattatcagccagaataagtcgtctaaaccggaccaaaccttaaagtttaccaatgtacttttaaagctaaccggattatttacccaatatataaggtgatttttttttttttttttcattttccgcgaacagaaaccctaacagttctctctcaccggcgatatcaaaggcgattcgaattcccactatttccgaacaaccatcgttctcaacgtcggctatctatctcacttcattctcaccgttgtcgccgcagcttcttctaaccctagcgccgccgattcctctaaaccctagcgcccccgcttccactatttccgaacaaaccgtcgccctcgccaccgtgctcaccaacgttctcaccgccgcttactctaaacactagctagcaccgccgtttcttctaaaccctagcgccgccgcttcttctaaaccctagcgccgccgcttcttctctgtaaaccgtagcgccgtttctctgtaaaccctaacgccggtaagtcatcaaactcgtggaaaagatgaacataaaacgttgtctctttcatttactcattctcaccgtttcacgtttattttttcagatctataaccacaatgacgagtactcgaactccttctgcgactaatcaggtccgcttgaaatttttctactggaagacttgtaagtaagtcgtctggaaagtcttcaacctggac is part of the Raphanus sativus cultivar WK10039 chromosome 5, ASM80110v3, whole genome shotgun sequence genome and harbors:
- the LOC108857692 gene encoding 2-Cys peroxiredoxin BAS1, chloroplastic, translating into MASSSTIASSTTLISSSTRVSPAKSSLPSPSSVSFLPTIIPSPLRSGFALRSSLSSSSRRSFAVKAQADDLPLVGNKAPDFEAEAVFDQEFIKVKLSEYIGKKYVILFFYPLDFTFVCPTEITAFSDRYAEFEKLNTEVLGVSVDSVFSHLAWVQTDRQSGGLGDLNYPLVSDVTKSISKSFGVLIHDQGIALRGLFIIDKEGVIQHSTINNLGIGRSVDETMRTLQALQYIQENPDEVCPAGWQPGEKSMKPDPKLSKEYFSAI
- the LOC108860183 gene encoding uncharacterized protein LOC108860183 — its product is MESENELMSNAKTQVTSRLCRVSGLMTEIMEIISDDPKFHVLFIPGNPGVVPFYKDFLKSLYQFLDGNASITAVGQISQTSKDWESGRLFSLQEQIDHKVDFIRHEMERVKVPIILVAHSIGSYISLDILRTFSEKVVYCIGLYPFLSLNKQSTKQSLIGKLAASSVLSATASFLIASLRLLPMWAARRLVSNSLGASWSDTAVQATCTHLRQYHTMRNVLYMAMTEFRELAAEPDWEFMRENQSKLAFLFGIDDHWGPLQLFEEISKQAPGTSLSIEREGHTHAFCCTVAGSVWVAQHVATLIKNRFTHLQ
- the LOC108857548 gene encoding NDR1/HIN1-like protein 2 yields the protein MGDRQQPVPYLNGGYYGYGPPIPPPTPKPKRRFKPPGGCCCLSCIGSCIGSCLKCCGCCILSLIWNVLIAVAVILAVTALILWLVFRPNAVKFYVADANLNRFNLDSNDSNLHYDLDLNFTIRNPNQRLGVFYDAMQVSGYYGDQRFGSVDIAPFYQEEKNTAVVAAKMEGQNLVVLGDGARADLKEDDVAGVYRISVRLAMSVRFKFWVVKSWKVKPKIRCDDLKVPLGSSNSSSGFKFQTVQCDFDFR